In Halictus rubicundus isolate RS-2024b chromosome 5, iyHalRubi1_principal, whole genome shotgun sequence, one genomic interval encodes:
- the Setx gene encoding putative helicase senataxin isoform X1, whose amino-acid sequence MGAQDSNCRFLLERINMPDEILLDKPDHTYTCGRAIDNEILCVGVTVSRRHCIFFRSKNELYVTDLKSVNGLFINGVAQEPYQTTQLHPNDVIGVGCPYVNVTEKNLFAYKFRLITQPEIVGSNDTTLSETLLNQPNGSASCATNGTSDPKNKRKRAIDNSDVQVVPNKVRKLNQVPSCSKEESLEEHSNAADENDAEIIVVYQNGNSRSSAKAKPDALVNSSNLESSVLSDMYNSIKDKQNSVGSCKSTFQNVQKTTENNLSSTKNKENLFINTSNCDNQSENRNEDGSTRVCPRKGGKATSNASNKITVEQCPTESNQSDTSSRLRPNLINNGDTMIKMEEELQITDTEEDVVWSSTNGISIPNISPIKLKQVQQQPKTKFSEEDVVNLSDDDDDIFPCSQLFDIGFGMNTSIKQEVKEEVKEEEAEVEHEGFNMLDDEDLVISLSDSDDEDKNWLRRLSRSQTLNEDEIKIEIKDDHVTEEEPAHVSDKSADEPPSNMSEKLDAEKEMEIEKEKEKSLRHEDEDEDDDDRTANETHSSNTTGMERTEDDSVDRAISSIESSIDSTISGKKFFKQKSPNLLGSRIQENDSRPTCSTTAEPMVTPRKKSIVRKVPQIEPLHLPTRRRSSSANRTKQVPEKPPKQRQSKKEKRELEEKAKLEEYQRVKDQKNRRAQNTWANCLPLTKKTTSPLTKEEKKQLADDRKQKLKKLALESKALSLENNHEKKRIAIKPKAKVSLKTRSDLLVEDTISASKLGNVKEKPKSVNRPAVANNVLTSPKTCDGIRDREAAKEMPTRHQNSSSLTGLGRIPKKSNATEAKMNIFVEDGLEEVVLSQRIKHIDSSSKRAEVAKHKSIAPVVTASLIQNSSEKRTKKRVSFATMIKTVREYEIDESNILRKLTGKDAPMPRRTMKKVPENDMTNHFLLRIFSWSPVWLEEQQSLNSIAPVVRDDELHVMLTHYNSYDEYYRVISPLLLLETWYGITKEVQTIDRNRRRPTLMCSIVENSIQTNTPSSNLHLTTLMLEVLVTREDLQKQAYPIYGDLVSFEYISNQQKGQTFHKVFAYVNNVHETILSDWTHYNKELGQYVKRPYALITCTVLTKYLEPNILMNRVTRLRSVTYLRSNLRMVQALEYLPKSPVMNLILNPKIEQYHLPTVPIDPEQLFTRDKLNKKQLEAVFKVTETIVQKQAKLCFIQGPPGTGKSKVIVNIVSQVLYGNNRYTNSERSLKILVCAPSNAAIDEITMRLLQIRSSMQQNRFRMVRIGRSEVMHPTVKDISVTELAKRDMKRKTTSSMNIPLDSVEQEKSFLESKINALECEIASTHKMDEAYRKHLQMKIADMNVKYELLKSRKPLNEMNSKESARIQRDVENKILSCADIITCTLSSCYSKQMESLFVANKKGISVCIVDEATQSTEAETLIPLMLGVNTLVLVGDPNQLPATVLSPQAKKMGLDQSIFSRVQNAFEMNTINPIIMLDTQYRMPHDICWWPNKFFYAGKLKTDKLRNEEFPFYSYRIFHINTSQNNDNFSNTDEAQFVANMIYTMLTHANLDGWECISYGILTPYNNQKHVILMKINEKMSLLSENLRKKIKFEVNTVDGFQGQERDVIIMSCVRSQKIGFLSDRQRLCVALTRAKHSLIICGNFSVFNKDLMWNSLLSDAKSRKVYFNVNAQAEPREIKHHVVKRFSHHHKPVHL is encoded by the exons ATGGGTGCTCAGGACAGCAACTGCCGGTTTCTTTTAGAACGGATTAATATGCCTGATGAGATCCTGCTCGATAAACCTGACCACACA TACACCTGCGGCAGGGCAATTGACAATGAAATATTATGCGTTGGTGTGACAGTGTCACGACGTCATTGCATATTTTTTCGGAGCAAGAACGAGCTATACGTCACGGATCTAAAG AGTGTCAACGGTCTGTTCATCAATGGAGTGGCACAGGAGCCGTATCAAACCACCCAGTTACATCCTAACGATGTTATTGGAGTAGGTTGTCCTTATGTCAATGTTACCGAAAAGAACTTGTTTGCGTACAAATTTCGTTTAATCACG CAACCAGAGATAGTAGGGAGTAACGACACTACCCTCTCTGAGACACTATTAAATCAACCAAACGGATCCGCGAGTTGTGCGACGAACGGTACATCTGATCCTAAGAATAAACGTAAAAGAGCGATAGATAATAGCGATGTACAGGTTGTTCCAAATAAAGTACGAAAATTAAATCAAGTACCATCTTGTTCAAAAGAAGAATCTTTGGAAG aacaCAGCAATGCGGCGGATGAGAACGATGCCGAGATCATCGTTGTTTACCAAAATGGTAACAGTCGTAGCTCTGCGAAAGCGAAACCCGACGCGCTTGTAAATTCTAGCAACTTAGAGTCGTCCGTATTAAGTGACATGTATAATAGTATTAAGGACAAACAGAATTCTGTCGGTAGTTGTAAGAGTACCTTTCAGAATGTGCAGAAAACAACCGAGAATAATCTGTCGAGTACCAAGAATAAGGAGAATCTGTTTATCAACACCTCTAATTGTGACAATCAATCCGAAAACAGAAATGAAGACGGCAGTACGAGAGTTTGTCCGAGAAAAGGCGGTAAAGCTACTAGTAATGCAAGCAATAAAATTACTGTGGAACAATGTCCTACCGAAAGTAACCAGAGCGATACATCATCGAGGTTGCGtccaaatttaataaataatggcGACACGATGATCAAAATGGAAGAAGAGTTGCAAATAACGGATACAGAGGAAGATGTAGTTTGGAGTTCCACTAACGGCATTTCCATACCGAACATATCTCCCATCAAATTAAAACAAGTGCAACAACAGCCGAAAACAAAGTTTTCAGAAGAGGATGTTGTTAACTTGagcgacgatgacgacgatatTTTTCCATGCTCTCAATTATTCGACATTGGATTCGGTATGAACACGTCAATCAAGCAGGAGGTCAAGGAAGAAGTGAAAGAAGAGGAAGCGGAGGTCGAGCACGAGGGATTCAATATGCTCGATGACGAGGATTTAGTTATCTCTTTATCcgacagcgacgacgaagacAAGAATTGGTTGCGTAGATTGTCCCGTAGTCAAACACTGAAcgaagatgaaattaaaattgaaataaaagatgATCATGTAACGGAGGAAGAGCCCGCGCATGTTTCGGACAAGTCTGCGGACGAGCCACCATCGAATATGAGCGAGAAACTCGACGCAGAGAAGGAAATggaaatagagaaagagaaagagaagtcTTTGCGCCACgaggacgaagacgaagacgacgacgacagaACTGCGAACGAGACGCATTCGTCGAACACTACGGGTATGGAAAGAACGGAAGATGATTCCGTGGATCGTGCCATAAGCTCAATAGAGTCATCCATCGATAGTACAATTAGTGGTAAGAAATTCTTTAAACAAAAAAGTCCCAACTTGCTTGGCTCCCGAATACAAGAAAACGATAGTCGTCCGACATGCAGCACAACAGCAGAACCTATGGTAACTCCTAGGAAAAAGTCGATTGTACGAAAAGTGCCTCAGATAGAGCCGTTGCATCTGCCTACTAGAAGAAGAAGCAGCAGTGCTAACAGAACGAAACAAGTTCCCGAGAAACCTCCCAAGCAGAGACAGTCCAAAAAGGAGAAGAGGGAATTGGAAGAAAAAGCTAAGCTAGAAGAGTACCAGCGAGTGAAGGATCAGAAGAATCGCAGAGCGCAGAACACATGGGCAAATTGTCTTCCACTGACCAAGAAAACGACCAGTCCGCTCACCAAAGAGGAGAAAAAACAATTAGCAGATGACAGGAAGCAGAAACTGAAGAAACTTGCTCTGGAAAGTAAAGCATTATCCCTGGAGAACAATCATGAGAAAAAACGCATCGCCATCAAACCGAAGGCGAAGGTATCGTTGAAAACGCGAAGCGATTTACTCGTGGAGGACACGATTTCCGCGTCAAAGTTAGGGAATGTCAAAGAGAAACCGAAATCTGTGAATCGGCCTGCGGTCGCGAACAATGTGTTGACGAGTCCAAAAACGTGCGACGGTATAAGAGACAGGGAGGCGGCTAAAGAAATGCCGACGCGACATCAAAACTCGTCGTCCCTCACCGGGCTTGGCAGGATACCAAAAAAGAGCAACGCAACCGAAGctaaaatgaatattttcgtTGAAGATGGTCTGGAAGAGGTTGTGCTGTCGCAGAGGATTAAACATATAGATAGCAGCTCGAAACGAGCAGAAGTAGCAAAACACAAATCAATTGCACCCGTCGTTACTGCGTCATTGATTCAGAACTCTTCGGAAAAAAGGACGAAGAAGCGCGTGTCATTCGCTACGATGATCAAGACTGTACGCGAATACGAGATTGACGAGTCGAACATCTTGAGGAAGCTCACAGGAAAGGATGCGCCAATGCCTAGAAGAACCATGAAGAAAGTACCAGAGAATGACATGACTAATCACTTTTTATTGCGTATCTTTTCATGGAGTCCAGTTTGGTTGGAGGAGCAGCAGAGTTTGAACAGCATCGCGCCTGTTGTCCGCGACGACGAGCTTCATGTGATGCTGACGCATTATAACTCGTACGACGAATATTATAGAGTGATTTCACCCCTTCTGCTGCTGGAGACCTGGTACGGGATAACGAAAGAGGTTCAAACTATCGACAGGAATCGCAGACGACCCACGCTGATGTGCTCGATCGTCGAGAATTCCATTCAAACGAACACGCCGTCCTCGAATCTGCACTTGACTACATTGATGCTCGAGGTATTGGTCACGAGAGAGGATCTACAAAAACAAGCGTATCCCATTTACGGGGACCTGGTGTCCTTCGAGTACATTAGCAACCAACAAAAGGGCCAGACGTTCCACAAAGTGTTCGCCTACGTGAACAACGTTCACGAGACTATACTGTCGGACTGGACGCATTACAATAAAGAGTTGGGGCAGTACGTGAAAAGACCTTACGCCTTGATAACGTGTACCGTACTGACGAAGTACCTAGAGCCAAATATCTTGATGAACAGAGTCACAAGATTGAGGAGCGTGACTTACTTGCGGTCCAATCTGCGAATGGTGCAGGCTCTCGAGTATCTTCCTAAGTCACCGGTGATGAACTTAATTTTAAACCCGAAAATCGAACAATATCATTTACCCACTGTCCCCATCGATCCCGAGCAATTATTCACCCGGGACAAGCTGAATAAAAAACAGCTGGAGGCTGTGTTCAAGGTGACCGAGACTATAGTACAAAAACAGGCGAAACTATGCTTCATACAGGGGCCACCTGGTACGGGAAAGTCGAAAGTTATTGTAAATATAGTGAGCCAGGTGTTGTATGGGAATAACAGGTACACGAACAGCGAGCGCTCGTTAAAAATACTCGTCTGCGCCCCGTCTAACGCCGCCATCGACGAGATCACTATGAGGTTGTTGCAAATCAGGTCTAGCATGCAGCAGAATCGGTTCAGGATGGTAAGGATCGGCCGGTCGGAGGTGATGCATCCGACCGTCAAGGACATCTCTGTCACAGAGCTGGCCAAGCGGGACATGAAAAGAAAGACAACCAGCTCGATGAACATTCCACTGGACAGCGTGGAGCAGGAGAAGTCTTTCCTCGAATCGAAGATCAACGCACTGGAATGCGAGATAGCGAGCACCCACAAGATGGACGAGGCTTACAGGAAACACCTGCAGATGAAGATAGCAGACATGAACGTCAAGTACGAGTTGCTAAAAAGTCGAAAGCCGCTGAATGAGATGAACTCGAAGGAGTCTGCCAGGATACAGCGGGACGTTGAGAATAAGATCCTCAGCTGCGCGGATATCATAACTTGTACCCTGTCGTCCTGTTATAGCAAACAGATGGAGTCCCTTTTTGTGGCCAATAAAAAGGGGATTTCAGTCTGCATTGTGGATGAAGCCACGCAGAGCACCGAAGCGGAAACCCTGATACCGCTGATGCTAGGCGTGAACACGTTAGTTTTGGTCGGTGACCCTAATCAGCTGCCTGCTACAGTTCTGAGTCCTCAGGCGAAGAAAATGGGGTTGGATCAGTCCATTTTCTCAAGGGTTCAGAACGCCTTCGAGATGAACACGATCAATCCCATAATCATGCTGGACACTCAATACAGGATGCCGCACGATATTTGCTGGTGGCCCAACAAGTTCTTTTACGCCGGCAAACTGAAGACAGACAAACTGCGCAACGAAGAGTTCCCGTTCTATTCGTACAGGATCTTTCATATCAATACTAGCCAGAACAATGATAACTTCTCGAATACAGATGAGGCCCAGTTCGTGGCCAACATGATATACACCATGCTGACACACGCCAATTTGGATGGCTGGGAATGCATCTCCTATGGTATTCTCACGCCATACAATAACCAGAAGCACGTAATTCTGATGAAAATTAACGAAAA AATGTCGTTGCTGTCAGAGAATCTTAGGAAAAAGATCAAGTTTGAAGTGAATACGGTTGACGGCTTTCAAGGACAAGAACGAGACGTGATAATTATGTCCTGCGTACGGAGCCAGAAAATCGGATTTCTATCTGATAGGCAAAGATTGTGCGTCGCTCTTACGCGAGCTAAACATAGTCTGATAATCTGTGGAAACTTCAGCGTTTTTAAT AAAGATCTAATGTGGAACTCCTTGCTGTCGGACGCAAAATCGCGAAAAgtatattttaatgtaaacgCTCAAGCAGAACCTCGAGAAATTAAACACCATGTTGTGAAGCGATTTAGTCACCATCATAAACCTGTACATTTGTAA
- the Setx gene encoding putative helicase senataxin isoform X2, whose amino-acid sequence MGAQDSNCRFLLERINMPDEILLDKPDHTYTCGRAIDNEILCVGVTVSRRHCIFFRSKNELYVTDLKSVNGLFINGVAQEPYQTTQLHPNDVIGQPEIVGSNDTTLSETLLNQPNGSASCATNGTSDPKNKRKRAIDNSDVQVVPNKVRKLNQVPSCSKEESLEEHSNAADENDAEIIVVYQNGNSRSSAKAKPDALVNSSNLESSVLSDMYNSIKDKQNSVGSCKSTFQNVQKTTENNLSSTKNKENLFINTSNCDNQSENRNEDGSTRVCPRKGGKATSNASNKITVEQCPTESNQSDTSSRLRPNLINNGDTMIKMEEELQITDTEEDVVWSSTNGISIPNISPIKLKQVQQQPKTKFSEEDVVNLSDDDDDIFPCSQLFDIGFGMNTSIKQEVKEEVKEEEAEVEHEGFNMLDDEDLVISLSDSDDEDKNWLRRLSRSQTLNEDEIKIEIKDDHVTEEEPAHVSDKSADEPPSNMSEKLDAEKEMEIEKEKEKSLRHEDEDEDDDDRTANETHSSNTTGMERTEDDSVDRAISSIESSIDSTISGKKFFKQKSPNLLGSRIQENDSRPTCSTTAEPMVTPRKKSIVRKVPQIEPLHLPTRRRSSSANRTKQVPEKPPKQRQSKKEKRELEEKAKLEEYQRVKDQKNRRAQNTWANCLPLTKKTTSPLTKEEKKQLADDRKQKLKKLALESKALSLENNHEKKRIAIKPKAKVSLKTRSDLLVEDTISASKLGNVKEKPKSVNRPAVANNVLTSPKTCDGIRDREAAKEMPTRHQNSSSLTGLGRIPKKSNATEAKMNIFVEDGLEEVVLSQRIKHIDSSSKRAEVAKHKSIAPVVTASLIQNSSEKRTKKRVSFATMIKTVREYEIDESNILRKLTGKDAPMPRRTMKKVPENDMTNHFLLRIFSWSPVWLEEQQSLNSIAPVVRDDELHVMLTHYNSYDEYYRVISPLLLLETWYGITKEVQTIDRNRRRPTLMCSIVENSIQTNTPSSNLHLTTLMLEVLVTREDLQKQAYPIYGDLVSFEYISNQQKGQTFHKVFAYVNNVHETILSDWTHYNKELGQYVKRPYALITCTVLTKYLEPNILMNRVTRLRSVTYLRSNLRMVQALEYLPKSPVMNLILNPKIEQYHLPTVPIDPEQLFTRDKLNKKQLEAVFKVTETIVQKQAKLCFIQGPPGTGKSKVIVNIVSQVLYGNNRYTNSERSLKILVCAPSNAAIDEITMRLLQIRSSMQQNRFRMVRIGRSEVMHPTVKDISVTELAKRDMKRKTTSSMNIPLDSVEQEKSFLESKINALECEIASTHKMDEAYRKHLQMKIADMNVKYELLKSRKPLNEMNSKESARIQRDVENKILSCADIITCTLSSCYSKQMESLFVANKKGISVCIVDEATQSTEAETLIPLMLGVNTLVLVGDPNQLPATVLSPQAKKMGLDQSIFSRVQNAFEMNTINPIIMLDTQYRMPHDICWWPNKFFYAGKLKTDKLRNEEFPFYSYRIFHINTSQNNDNFSNTDEAQFVANMIYTMLTHANLDGWECISYGILTPYNNQKHVILMKINEKMSLLSENLRKKIKFEVNTVDGFQGQERDVIIMSCVRSQKIGFLSDRQRLCVALTRAKHSLIICGNFSVFNKDLMWNSLLSDAKSRKVYFNVNAQAEPREIKHHVVKRFSHHHKPVHL is encoded by the exons ATGGGTGCTCAGGACAGCAACTGCCGGTTTCTTTTAGAACGGATTAATATGCCTGATGAGATCCTGCTCGATAAACCTGACCACACA TACACCTGCGGCAGGGCAATTGACAATGAAATATTATGCGTTGGTGTGACAGTGTCACGACGTCATTGCATATTTTTTCGGAGCAAGAACGAGCTATACGTCACGGATCTAAAG AGTGTCAACGGTCTGTTCATCAATGGAGTGGCACAGGAGCCGTATCAAACCACCCAGTTACATCCTAACGATGTTATTGGA CAACCAGAGATAGTAGGGAGTAACGACACTACCCTCTCTGAGACACTATTAAATCAACCAAACGGATCCGCGAGTTGTGCGACGAACGGTACATCTGATCCTAAGAATAAACGTAAAAGAGCGATAGATAATAGCGATGTACAGGTTGTTCCAAATAAAGTACGAAAATTAAATCAAGTACCATCTTGTTCAAAAGAAGAATCTTTGGAAG aacaCAGCAATGCGGCGGATGAGAACGATGCCGAGATCATCGTTGTTTACCAAAATGGTAACAGTCGTAGCTCTGCGAAAGCGAAACCCGACGCGCTTGTAAATTCTAGCAACTTAGAGTCGTCCGTATTAAGTGACATGTATAATAGTATTAAGGACAAACAGAATTCTGTCGGTAGTTGTAAGAGTACCTTTCAGAATGTGCAGAAAACAACCGAGAATAATCTGTCGAGTACCAAGAATAAGGAGAATCTGTTTATCAACACCTCTAATTGTGACAATCAATCCGAAAACAGAAATGAAGACGGCAGTACGAGAGTTTGTCCGAGAAAAGGCGGTAAAGCTACTAGTAATGCAAGCAATAAAATTACTGTGGAACAATGTCCTACCGAAAGTAACCAGAGCGATACATCATCGAGGTTGCGtccaaatttaataaataatggcGACACGATGATCAAAATGGAAGAAGAGTTGCAAATAACGGATACAGAGGAAGATGTAGTTTGGAGTTCCACTAACGGCATTTCCATACCGAACATATCTCCCATCAAATTAAAACAAGTGCAACAACAGCCGAAAACAAAGTTTTCAGAAGAGGATGTTGTTAACTTGagcgacgatgacgacgatatTTTTCCATGCTCTCAATTATTCGACATTGGATTCGGTATGAACACGTCAATCAAGCAGGAGGTCAAGGAAGAAGTGAAAGAAGAGGAAGCGGAGGTCGAGCACGAGGGATTCAATATGCTCGATGACGAGGATTTAGTTATCTCTTTATCcgacagcgacgacgaagacAAGAATTGGTTGCGTAGATTGTCCCGTAGTCAAACACTGAAcgaagatgaaattaaaattgaaataaaagatgATCATGTAACGGAGGAAGAGCCCGCGCATGTTTCGGACAAGTCTGCGGACGAGCCACCATCGAATATGAGCGAGAAACTCGACGCAGAGAAGGAAATggaaatagagaaagagaaagagaagtcTTTGCGCCACgaggacgaagacgaagacgacgacgacagaACTGCGAACGAGACGCATTCGTCGAACACTACGGGTATGGAAAGAACGGAAGATGATTCCGTGGATCGTGCCATAAGCTCAATAGAGTCATCCATCGATAGTACAATTAGTGGTAAGAAATTCTTTAAACAAAAAAGTCCCAACTTGCTTGGCTCCCGAATACAAGAAAACGATAGTCGTCCGACATGCAGCACAACAGCAGAACCTATGGTAACTCCTAGGAAAAAGTCGATTGTACGAAAAGTGCCTCAGATAGAGCCGTTGCATCTGCCTACTAGAAGAAGAAGCAGCAGTGCTAACAGAACGAAACAAGTTCCCGAGAAACCTCCCAAGCAGAGACAGTCCAAAAAGGAGAAGAGGGAATTGGAAGAAAAAGCTAAGCTAGAAGAGTACCAGCGAGTGAAGGATCAGAAGAATCGCAGAGCGCAGAACACATGGGCAAATTGTCTTCCACTGACCAAGAAAACGACCAGTCCGCTCACCAAAGAGGAGAAAAAACAATTAGCAGATGACAGGAAGCAGAAACTGAAGAAACTTGCTCTGGAAAGTAAAGCATTATCCCTGGAGAACAATCATGAGAAAAAACGCATCGCCATCAAACCGAAGGCGAAGGTATCGTTGAAAACGCGAAGCGATTTACTCGTGGAGGACACGATTTCCGCGTCAAAGTTAGGGAATGTCAAAGAGAAACCGAAATCTGTGAATCGGCCTGCGGTCGCGAACAATGTGTTGACGAGTCCAAAAACGTGCGACGGTATAAGAGACAGGGAGGCGGCTAAAGAAATGCCGACGCGACATCAAAACTCGTCGTCCCTCACCGGGCTTGGCAGGATACCAAAAAAGAGCAACGCAACCGAAGctaaaatgaatattttcgtTGAAGATGGTCTGGAAGAGGTTGTGCTGTCGCAGAGGATTAAACATATAGATAGCAGCTCGAAACGAGCAGAAGTAGCAAAACACAAATCAATTGCACCCGTCGTTACTGCGTCATTGATTCAGAACTCTTCGGAAAAAAGGACGAAGAAGCGCGTGTCATTCGCTACGATGATCAAGACTGTACGCGAATACGAGATTGACGAGTCGAACATCTTGAGGAAGCTCACAGGAAAGGATGCGCCAATGCCTAGAAGAACCATGAAGAAAGTACCAGAGAATGACATGACTAATCACTTTTTATTGCGTATCTTTTCATGGAGTCCAGTTTGGTTGGAGGAGCAGCAGAGTTTGAACAGCATCGCGCCTGTTGTCCGCGACGACGAGCTTCATGTGATGCTGACGCATTATAACTCGTACGACGAATATTATAGAGTGATTTCACCCCTTCTGCTGCTGGAGACCTGGTACGGGATAACGAAAGAGGTTCAAACTATCGACAGGAATCGCAGACGACCCACGCTGATGTGCTCGATCGTCGAGAATTCCATTCAAACGAACACGCCGTCCTCGAATCTGCACTTGACTACATTGATGCTCGAGGTATTGGTCACGAGAGAGGATCTACAAAAACAAGCGTATCCCATTTACGGGGACCTGGTGTCCTTCGAGTACATTAGCAACCAACAAAAGGGCCAGACGTTCCACAAAGTGTTCGCCTACGTGAACAACGTTCACGAGACTATACTGTCGGACTGGACGCATTACAATAAAGAGTTGGGGCAGTACGTGAAAAGACCTTACGCCTTGATAACGTGTACCGTACTGACGAAGTACCTAGAGCCAAATATCTTGATGAACAGAGTCACAAGATTGAGGAGCGTGACTTACTTGCGGTCCAATCTGCGAATGGTGCAGGCTCTCGAGTATCTTCCTAAGTCACCGGTGATGAACTTAATTTTAAACCCGAAAATCGAACAATATCATTTACCCACTGTCCCCATCGATCCCGAGCAATTATTCACCCGGGACAAGCTGAATAAAAAACAGCTGGAGGCTGTGTTCAAGGTGACCGAGACTATAGTACAAAAACAGGCGAAACTATGCTTCATACAGGGGCCACCTGGTACGGGAAAGTCGAAAGTTATTGTAAATATAGTGAGCCAGGTGTTGTATGGGAATAACAGGTACACGAACAGCGAGCGCTCGTTAAAAATACTCGTCTGCGCCCCGTCTAACGCCGCCATCGACGAGATCACTATGAGGTTGTTGCAAATCAGGTCTAGCATGCAGCAGAATCGGTTCAGGATGGTAAGGATCGGCCGGTCGGAGGTGATGCATCCGACCGTCAAGGACATCTCTGTCACAGAGCTGGCCAAGCGGGACATGAAAAGAAAGACAACCAGCTCGATGAACATTCCACTGGACAGCGTGGAGCAGGAGAAGTCTTTCCTCGAATCGAAGATCAACGCACTGGAATGCGAGATAGCGAGCACCCACAAGATGGACGAGGCTTACAGGAAACACCTGCAGATGAAGATAGCAGACATGAACGTCAAGTACGAGTTGCTAAAAAGTCGAAAGCCGCTGAATGAGATGAACTCGAAGGAGTCTGCCAGGATACAGCGGGACGTTGAGAATAAGATCCTCAGCTGCGCGGATATCATAACTTGTACCCTGTCGTCCTGTTATAGCAAACAGATGGAGTCCCTTTTTGTGGCCAATAAAAAGGGGATTTCAGTCTGCATTGTGGATGAAGCCACGCAGAGCACCGAAGCGGAAACCCTGATACCGCTGATGCTAGGCGTGAACACGTTAGTTTTGGTCGGTGACCCTAATCAGCTGCCTGCTACAGTTCTGAGTCCTCAGGCGAAGAAAATGGGGTTGGATCAGTCCATTTTCTCAAGGGTTCAGAACGCCTTCGAGATGAACACGATCAATCCCATAATCATGCTGGACACTCAATACAGGATGCCGCACGATATTTGCTGGTGGCCCAACAAGTTCTTTTACGCCGGCAAACTGAAGACAGACAAACTGCGCAACGAAGAGTTCCCGTTCTATTCGTACAGGATCTTTCATATCAATACTAGCCAGAACAATGATAACTTCTCGAATACAGATGAGGCCCAGTTCGTGGCCAACATGATATACACCATGCTGACACACGCCAATTTGGATGGCTGGGAATGCATCTCCTATGGTATTCTCACGCCATACAATAACCAGAAGCACGTAATTCTGATGAAAATTAACGAAAA AATGTCGTTGCTGTCAGAGAATCTTAGGAAAAAGATCAAGTTTGAAGTGAATACGGTTGACGGCTTTCAAGGACAAGAACGAGACGTGATAATTATGTCCTGCGTACGGAGCCAGAAAATCGGATTTCTATCTGATAGGCAAAGATTGTGCGTCGCTCTTACGCGAGCTAAACATAGTCTGATAATCTGTGGAAACTTCAGCGTTTTTAAT AAAGATCTAATGTGGAACTCCTTGCTGTCGGACGCAAAATCGCGAAAAgtatattttaatgtaaacgCTCAAGCAGAACCTCGAGAAATTAAACACCATGTTGTGAAGCGATTTAGTCACCATCATAAACCTGTACATTTGTAA